The Tissierellales bacterium genome has a window encoding:
- a CDS encoding prepilin-type N-terminal cleavage/methylation domain-containing protein: MRLICVNQEKSYEKKFLLTSSEGFTLIELILALSIFSILIVSFYSVLSISLKSGEKVELEDEIIQNGKYAFNYIIREIRTGDEIIASNKFKGLERKHPVNLGFVIKRKTDNNKYIYITYYHYLNKIRRCAIEVKGDEYPDGYLFQGHNTVAEYIYSISNTNISFDNKIITLDFQLGIDEDKLINFRNEIYIRCPVIY; encoded by the coding sequence ATGAGGCTTATATGCGTAAACCAAGAAAAAAGCTATGAAAAAAAGTTTCTTTTAACTTCATCTGAAGGTTTTACTTTAATAGAATTAATACTGGCACTAAGTATATTTTCTATACTTATAGTATCTTTCTATAGTGTACTTTCCATTTCATTAAAATCAGGGGAAAAGGTAGAATTAGAGGATGAAATTATTCAAAATGGGAAATATGCTTTTAACTATATAATAAGAGAAATACGAACCGGTGATGAAATTATTGCGTCAAATAAGTTTAAGGGCTTAGAAAGGAAGCATCCAGTTAATTTAGGGTTTGTTATAAAAAGAAAAACTGATAATAATAAATATATTTATATTACCTATTATCATTACTTAAATAAAATACGTAGATGTGCTATAGAGGTTAAAGGGGATGAATATCCAGATGGGTATTTATTTCAAGGACATAATACGGTAGCAGAATATATTTATAGTATTAGTAATACAAATATTAGTTTTGACAATAAAATTATAACTTTAGATTTTCAATTAGGTATAGATGAGGACAAGCTA
- a CDS encoding prepilin-type N-terminal cleavage/methylation domain-containing protein, protein MMLFRNSQGVTLIELVIVVAIILIILSIAMPKSDSLLNYRERRELMGFKKDIVFARNNAIFESTLYRLDIRPKENYYIIYRLSGKWEKVKRKNLESGLKFEFDYLNRIEVIFNPTGAPNKGISIYLISRKEEKIRITITPATGKVNIYVDGDKVVR, encoded by the coding sequence ATGATGTTATTTAGAAATAGCCAGGGAGTAACTTTAATAGAGTTGGTGATAGTTGTTGCAATCATACTAATTATCCTATCTATTGCTATGCCGAAAAGTGATTCGCTTTTAAATTATAGAGAAAGAAGAGAATTAATGGGTTTTAAGAAAGATATAGTTTTTGCGAGAAATAATGCAATATTTGAATCTACTTTATATAGATTAGATATTAGACCTAAGGAAAATTATTATATAATATATAGACTTTCAGGTAAATGGGAAAAAGTTAAGAGAAAAAATTTAGAAAGTGGATTAAAATTTGAATTTGATTATTTAAATAGGATAGAAGTAATTTTTAATCCAACGGGGGCACCAAATAAAGGTATAAGTATATATCTTATAAGTAGAAAAGAAGAAAAAATTAGAATCACTATTACACCTGCAACGGGAAAGGTTAATATTTACGTGGATGGTGATAAGGTTGTTAGATGA
- the aroE gene encoding shikimate dehydrogenase codes for MNINWETGLYCLIGNPINKSLSPDIHNYFFKINNLNDIYLSFNVEEQNLENLIMGLKSLNVKGFNVTIPHKIEIINYMDEITKEAKLLGAVNTVINADGKLIGDNTDGKGFIKSLKDEKVKVEEKEVLIIGAGGAAHAISISLAINGVKKITILNRKKEKAKILKKKINENFKDVIVNYDSITDFHTDVFNSDIVINCTSVGMYPNIEKTLVGLKNFKSKTVVCDIVYKPLKTKFLEIAEKDGLKTVNGIGMLVNQAVLSQKVWNNISEKNVEKCSEEIKGFLLNK; via the coding sequence ATGAATATTAACTGGGAAACTGGACTTTATTGTTTAATAGGAAATCCAATTAACAAAAGTTTATCACCAGATATCCATAACTATTTTTTTAAAATTAATAATTTAAATGATATTTATTTATCCTTTAACGTTGAAGAACAAAATTTAGAAAATCTTATTATGGGATTAAAGTCTTTAAATGTAAAAGGATTTAATGTTACAATTCCACATAAAATTGAAATAATTAACTATATGGACGAAATTACAAAGGAAGCAAAACTATTAGGTGCTGTAAATACAGTAATAAATGCTGATGGTAAATTAATTGGTGATAATACAGATGGTAAAGGATTTATAAAGTCATTAAAGGATGAAAAAGTAAAAGTAGAAGAAAAAGAAGTTTTAATAATAGGAGCTGGTGGTGCTGCTCATGCTATTTCAATTTCATTAGCTATAAACGGGGTCAAAAAAATTACTATACTTAACAGGAAAAAAGAGAAAGCTAAAATTTTAAAGAAAAAAATTAATGAAAATTTTAAAGATGTAATTGTAAATTATGATTCTATAACAGATTTTCATACCGATGTGTTTAACTCAGATATTGTTATTAATTGTACTTCAGTAGGTATGTACCCTAATATAGAAAAAACATTAGTTGGATTAAAAAACTTTAAAAGTAAAACGGTAGTATGCGATATTGTGTACAAGCCATTAAAGACTAAATTCCTAGAAATAGCTGAAAAAGATGGTCTTAAAACTGTTAATGGAATCGGTATGCTTGTTAATCAGGCTGTTTTAAGTCAGAAAGTATGGAATAATATAAGTGAGAAAAATGTAGAAAAATGTAGTGAGGAAATAAAAGGATTTTTACTTAATAAATAG
- a CDS encoding YhcN/YlaJ family sporulation lipoprotein, producing the protein MKKNNKFILILGLLLISITLFGCQPKTPQKPDTQTQDRLENRVAEDRRNENRAPTTPNNIDNNNNNNNGIVDDTDLDLNNRDGRNDGNDDLTDNNDITNMKDRHNRIVKKCTDLKDIEDAAVVISGKTALVGIDLDEDVEGEMTNELKRKVVKIVKDTDRNIENVGVSADPDIWKRIVSMADDIEDGKPLSGFANEIEEIFRRIAPSK; encoded by the coding sequence TTGAAAAAAAATAATAAGTTTATATTAATATTAGGATTATTGCTAATATCAATAACCCTTTTTGGTTGTCAACCAAAAACTCCTCAAAAACCAGATACACAAACCCAGGATAGGCTTGAAAATAGAGTAGCTGAAGACAGAAGAAATGAAAATAGAGCTCCTACAACTCCCAATAATATAGATAATAACAACAATAACAACAACGGCATAGTTGATGACACAGATCTAGATTTAAACAATAGGGATGGTAGGAACGATGGAAATGATGACTTAACAGATAACAATGACATAACAAACATGAAAGATAGACATAATAGAATTGTCAAAAAGTGTACTGACTTAAAAGATATAGAGGATGCTGCTGTAGTTATTAGTGGAAAAACGGCTTTAGTAGGAATAGATCTTGATGAAGATGTAGAAGGTGAAATGACAAACGAGTTAAAAAGAAAGGTTGTAAAAATAGTTAAAGATACTGATAGAAATATCGAAAATGTGGGAGTATCAGCCGATCCAGATATTTGGAAAAGAATTGTTAGCATGGCTGATGATATAGAAGATGGTAAACCTCTATCAGGTTTTGCAAATGAGATTGAAGAAATTTTTAGAAGAATAGCACCAAGTAAGTAA
- the sigK gene encoding RNA polymerase sporulation sigma factor SigK, with amino-acid sequence MSLSLMTNLFCFFKPFLFYTGYISSNSSFPEPLSKEEEEKYLQLYAKGDEEARNVLIERNLRLVAHMVKKYNNTGKDTDDLISIGTIGLIKAIKTYDPTKGTRLATYSARCIDNEILMTIRSSKKIKTEVSLYEPIGIDKEGNEISLLDILGTEIDDILDQVHLKLLIRKLYNKINVVLQDREKRIIELRYGLADGGYYTQKEIAKELGISRSYVSRIEKRAIKKLNKALNDIPI; translated from the coding sequence ATGTCATTATCTTTAATGACCAATTTATTTTGTTTTTTTAAGCCTTTTTTATTTTACACTGGTTATATATCTAGCAACAGTTCTTTTCCTGAACCCCTTTCTAAGGAAGAAGAGGAAAAATATTTACAACTATATGCTAAGGGAGACGAAGAGGCTAGAAATGTTTTAATAGAGAGGAATTTGAGACTTGTAGCCCATATGGTAAAAAAGTATAACAACACTGGCAAGGATACAGATGATTTGATTTCTATAGGGACAATAGGGTTGATAAAAGCCATTAAAACTTATGATCCAACTAAAGGCACTAGACTGGCAACCTATTCTGCTAGATGTATAGATAATGAAATACTTATGACTATTAGATCTAGTAAAAAAATTAAAACAGAAGTTTCTTTATATGAACCTATAGGTATAGACAAAGAAGGAAATGAGATTTCTTTACTGGATATATTAGGTACTGAAATAGATGATATCTTGGATCAGGTCCATTTAAAATTATTAATAAGGAAATTGTACAATAAGATAAATGTTGTATTACAAGATAGGGAAAAGAGAATAATAGAATTAAGATATGGCTTAGCAGATGGTGGCTATTATACTCAAAAAGAAATTGCAAAAGAATTAGGAATATCCAGATCCTATGTATCTAGAATTGAAAAAAGGGCAATTAAAAAACTTAATAAAGCATTAAATGATATACCTATATAA
- a CDS encoding penicillin-binding protein 2 yields the protein MKRFKKNIIKTRIMKLSLLVFLAFTFLSIRLYHIQIIKSNTYKKDALRQRSKEVVIYPDRGTIYDRNLIPLTNKKRESSLYVYRDDLQKKEVGNYLNKYLGINKDEINELLMNEKEILELPLEKEVKLPDPPKELYIIDKTLRYDHRDFLSHVIGYVKKSENAGAYGIEKVFDDILKNQEKRSIFFEFDGKKNLIPGGGYVSTKNKKTSFPSGVKLTIDYHIQKIIEESIDKENSKGAIIVADVETGDILAMTSRPNFNQNVIDSYFNRDNMELYNKAIQVSYPPGSLFKIVVLLSALEENPNIIYDNYFCKGYEEIGGTLINCNEQEGHGNLTLNQGFAHSCNSVFIQIGKEIGSEKIMAMAERLGFGKKINIGLLEEVEGNLPKERELLGPAIGNISLGQGNIEVTPIQITNMMMVIANNGIRKDISIIDSIVSEEGRLVKEYNRSDDERIIDETNFETLKDYLEDVIKYGTGRSIELDEIGGAGGKTGSAEGVINKKHTIHGWFSGYYPRNNPKYVVTVFIEDDYRGSSSAVPIFEKVIKEINEIKR from the coding sequence ATGAAAAGGTTTAAAAAGAATATCATTAAAACAAGAATTATGAAATTATCCTTATTAGTTTTTTTGGCTTTTACATTTTTGTCTATTAGACTTTACCATATACAAATTATAAAATCCAATACCTATAAAAAGGATGCTTTAAGACAAAGAAGTAAAGAGGTAGTTATTTATCCAGATAGGGGAACAATATATGATCGAAATTTAATTCCTTTAACGAATAAAAAAAGAGAATCATCGCTATATGTATATAGGGATGATTTGCAGAAGAAAGAAGTTGGAAATTATCTTAATAAATATCTAGGTATTAATAAAGATGAAATTAATGAATTGTTAATGAATGAGAAAGAAATTTTAGAACTCCCTCTAGAAAAAGAAGTAAAGCTTCCTGATCCTCCAAAGGAATTATATATAATTGATAAGACTTTAAGGTATGATCATAGGGATTTTTTATCCCATGTAATAGGTTATGTTAAAAAAAGTGAAAATGCTGGTGCATATGGAATAGAAAAAGTATTTGATGATATTTTAAAGAATCAGGAAAAACGTTCAATATTTTTTGAATTTGATGGAAAGAAGAATCTTATACCCGGAGGAGGTTATGTTTCCACAAAAAATAAAAAAACTAGTTTTCCATCTGGTGTTAAATTGACTATCGATTATCATATTCAAAAAATTATAGAAGAATCAATAGATAAAGAAAATAGCAAAGGTGCAATAATAGTGGCAGATGTAGAAACTGGGGATATATTAGCTATGACTAGTAGGCCTAATTTTAATCAAAATGTTATTGATTCATATTTTAACAGAGATAATATGGAGTTATATAATAAAGCTATACAAGTTTCCTATCCACCTGGCTCTTTGTTTAAGATTGTAGTTCTTCTTTCAGCTTTAGAGGAAAATCCTAATATAATATATGATAATTATTTTTGTAAAGGATATGAGGAAATTGGAGGCACATTAATAAATTGTAACGAACAAGAGGGACACGGTAATTTGACTTTAAATCAAGGATTTGCTCATTCTTGTAATTCAGTTTTTATTCAAATAGGTAAAGAAATAGGTAGTGAAAAGATAATGGCTATGGCCGAAAGACTTGGTTTTGGAAAGAAGATAAATATTGGACTATTAGAAGAAGTAGAAGGAAATTTGCCCAAAGAGAGAGAGTTGTTGGGACCAGCTATTGGTAATATATCCCTTGGCCAAGGTAATATTGAAGTAACTCCTATACAAATAACAAATATGATGATGGTTATAGCAAACAATGGTATAAGAAAAGATATTTCAATTATAGATAGTATAGTTTCAGAAGAAGGTAGATTGGTAAAAGAATATAATAGAAGTGATGATGAAAGGATAATAGATGAAACAAATTTTGAAACTCTCAAAGATTATTTAGAGGATGTAATAAAGTATGGGACTGGTAGAAGTATAGAATTAGATGAAATTGGAGGGGCTGGTGGGAAAACAGGCTCTGCTGAAGGAGTAATTAATAAGAAACATACTATACATGGATGGTTTTCTGGATATTATCCTAGGAATAACCCTAAGTATGTTGTTACAGTTTTTATTGAAGATGATTATAGGGGCTCTTCATCAGCAGTTCCGATTTTTGAAAAGGTTATAAAAGAAATTAATGAAATTAAACGATAG
- the udk gene encoding uridine kinase, whose protein sequence is MGETLLIGIAGGTGSGKSTVAKEIYRSIKDRNVVIIEQDSYYKDQSNLSFEERVKTNYDHPFAFDNDLLIEHLKILLKYEPIEKPIYDFERHTRKKETITVYPKEIIMLEGILILNDERIRDLLDIKIFVDTDSDVRVIRRITRDIRDRGRTLDSVIKQYMTTVRPAQLQFVEPTKKYADIIIPEGGYNKVAIDVIATKINSML, encoded by the coding sequence TTGGGGGAAACATTGTTAATTGGTATTGCAGGAGGGACAGGTTCAGGGAAATCAACAGTTGCAAAGGAAATATATCGTTCTATAAAAGATAGAAATGTTGTTATTATTGAACAAGATTCCTATTATAAAGATCAGAGTAATTTATCCTTTGAAGAAAGGGTGAAGACAAACTATGACCACCCCTTTGCTTTTGATAATGATTTATTAATTGAACATTTAAAAATTTTGTTGAAGTATGAACCAATTGAAAAGCCTATATATGATTTTGAAAGACATACTAGAAAGAAAGAGACTATTACTGTATATCCAAAAGAAATAATTATGTTAGAAGGAATATTAATATTAAATGATGAAAGAATTAGAGATTTACTTGATATTAAAATATTTGTAGATACGGATTCTGATGTAAGGGTCATAAGACGTATTACAAGGGATATTAGAGACAGGGGAAGGACCTTAGACTCAGTGATAAAACAATATATGACTACTGTAAGGCCAGCCCAACTGCAATTTGTAGAGCCTACTAAAAAATATGCGGATATTATTATTCCAGAAGGTGGCTATAATAAAGTGGCTATAGACGTAATTGCTACAAAAATTAATTCTATGTTATAA
- a CDS encoding U32 family peptidase produces MKKPELLAPAGDIDKLKMAIIYGADAVYLGGEEFGLRKASKNFTLDEIDEGVKFAHKRNKKIYVTLNIVPHNEDLIGLEEYVKRLSDISIDGVIVSDPGVFSVVRRTAPDLPIHLSTQASVTNYETIMFWYNLGVRRIVIARELSLKEIKEIVNKVPKDLEIEAFVHGAMCISYSGRCLLSNYMAGRDANRGACAHPCRWKYYLMEEKRPGEYYPIVENDKGTFIFNSKDLCMIEHIPNLIASGISSFKIEGRVKSQYYVATVVRAYKMAIDKYFENPNNYEYKEELLNEIKKASNRDFTTGFYFNKPTEKDQVYTSSSYRRNYDFVGLILNYDEETQLATIEQRNRMFVGDEVEVFGPNKDVFIQKIDNMWNEKGEEIDVAPHPQQIIKMKMKEPVENWDIIRRARKD; encoded by the coding sequence TTGAAAAAACCGGAATTATTGGCTCCAGCTGGTGATATAGATAAGCTAAAAATGGCTATAATATATGGAGCTGATGCAGTATACTTAGGTGGAGAGGAATTTGGTTTAAGGAAGGCATCTAAAAATTTTACATTAGATGAGATAGATGAAGGAGTTAAATTTGCTCATAAAAGAAATAAAAAAATATACGTAACTTTAAATATAGTACCTCATAATGAAGATTTAATTGGATTAGAAGAATATGTTAAAAGGTTAAGTGATATTAGTATAGATGGTGTTATTGTTTCAGACCCTGGAGTATTTAGTGTAGTTAGAAGGACAGCTCCTGACTTACCAATACATTTAAGTACTCAAGCTAGTGTAACTAATTACGAAACAATAATGTTTTGGTATAATTTAGGGGTAAGAAGAATTGTAATAGCTAGAGAATTATCATTAAAGGAAATAAAAGAAATAGTTAATAAGGTACCTAAGGATTTAGAAATTGAAGCTTTTGTTCACGGTGCTATGTGTATATCTTATTCCGGAAGATGTTTACTTAGCAATTACATGGCTGGTAGGGATGCTAATAGAGGCGCATGTGCTCATCCTTGTAGATGGAAATATTATTTAATGGAGGAAAAAAGACCTGGAGAATATTATCCTATAGTAGAAAATGATAAAGGTACTTTTATATTTAATTCTAAGGATTTATGTATGATTGAGCATATTCCTAATTTGATAGCTAGTGGTATCTCTAGTTTTAAAATAGAAGGTAGGGTGAAAAGCCAATACTATGTAGCAACAGTTGTCAGAGCTTATAAAATGGCAATAGACAAGTATTTTGAAAATCCTAATAATTATGAATATAAGGAAGAATTGCTAAATGAAATTAAAAAAGCTAGTAATAGGGATTTTACAACAGGTTTCTATTTTAATAAACCTACGGAAAAGGATCAAGTTTATACTAGTAGTTCCTATAGGAGAAATTATGATTTTGTAGGATTAATTCTTAATTATGATGAAGAAACTCAATTGGCAACTATTGAACAGAGGAATAGAATGTTTGTAGGAGATGAAGTAGAAGTTTTTGGGCCAAATAAAGATGTATTCATACAAAAAATAGATAATATGTGGAATGAAAAGGGAGAGGAAATTGATGTGGCTCCACATCCTCAACAGATTATAAAAATGAAAATGAAAGAACCTGTAGAGAATTGGGATATTATAAGAAGAGCTAGAAAGGACTGA
- a CDS encoding O-methyltransferase has product MSNINYNYIGEYIRSILPEDSIKLKEIKTYADNEHVPIICPEVGQLIKVLLNITNSKNILEIGTAIGYSSILMAEATNSNTKITTIEKRNDMVEIAKKNIKESNYDERIKIIMGDAREILPQLEEKYDFIFLDAAKGHYLDFFNKCSRILKKDGVILSDNVLYKGMVANDELVVRRKKTIVKRMKNYLEYLSRLENYSTAIIPIGDGVALTYKKE; this is encoded by the coding sequence TTGTCAAATATAAATTATAATTATATAGGTGAATATATTAGAAGTATTTTACCAGAGGATTCTATAAAATTAAAAGAAATCAAAACTTATGCAGACAATGAGCATGTACCTATCATTTGTCCTGAAGTAGGACAGCTTATTAAAGTATTGTTGAATATAACTAATAGCAAAAATATTTTAGAGATAGGTACTGCCATAGGATATTCTTCAATATTAATGGCTGAAGCAACTAATTCTAATACAAAAATAACTACAATAGAAAAAAGAAATGATATGGTTGAAATTGCTAAAAAGAATATAAAGGAAAGTAATTACGATGAAAGAATAAAAATTATAATGGGAGATGCAAGAGAAATTTTGCCACAATTAGAGGAAAAATATGATTTTATATTTTTAGATGCAGCTAAAGGTCACTATCTAGATTTTTTTAATAAATGTAGTAGAATATTAAAAAAGGATGGAGTAATATTATCTGATAATGTATTATATAAAGGAATGGTAGCTAATGATGAATTAGTTGTTAGAAGAAAGAAAACTATTGTAAAAAGAATGAAAAACTATTTAGAATATTTGTCTCGGCTAGAAAACTATAGTACAGCTATTATTCCTATAGGGGATGGAGTTGCATTAACTTACAAGAAGGAGTGA
- the mltG gene encoding endolytic transglycosylase MltG: MVELAKRKKYVKKITIFILLLIVIFIFSIKVYLQKASEPVNAGNSEDIVIEIPSGSSTNKIANILKENGLVKSEIVFKNIVRNKKLDGKLKAGKYTLNNGMNLEQIVYQLEAGGKNENIVYFTIPEGYEIKDIAERLDELKLIDKEVFLELTADASKFSDKFSFLKELPKEQSLEGFLFPDTYEVYVNVSEEEIIERMLSRFEQFYETDLKKEVEKSELDLNEIVTFASIVEKEARVDKERSTIAGVLYNRLNIDMLLQVDATVQYALGERKQRLLYKDLEVESPYNTYIHKGLPPAPIASPGGKSLIATVKPSDVDYLYYVLKKDGSGEHIFTKTYEEHLNAKSQK; this comes from the coding sequence GTGGTAGAATTAGCAAAAAGGAAGAAATACGTAAAAAAAATTACTATCTTTATATTACTGCTGATTGTTATTTTCATATTTAGCATAAAAGTGTATCTTCAAAAAGCCTCAGAACCAGTAAATGCAGGAAACTCTGAAGATATAGTAATAGAAATTCCATCAGGTAGTTCGACTAACAAAATTGCTAATATTCTTAAAGAGAATGGTTTAGTTAAAAGTGAAATAGTTTTTAAAAATATTGTAAGAAATAAAAAACTTGATGGAAAATTGAAAGCAGGAAAATATACATTAAATAACGGTATGAATCTTGAGCAAATTGTTTACCAATTAGAGGCTGGTGGAAAAAATGAAAATATAGTATATTTTACTATTCCTGAAGGATATGAAATAAAAGATATTGCTGAAAGACTTGATGAACTTAAATTAATAGATAAAGAAGTTTTTCTAGAGTTAACTGCTGATGCTAGTAAGTTTTCGGACAAGTTTTCTTTTTTAAAGGAATTGCCTAAAGAACAAAGTTTAGAGGGCTTTTTATTTCCTGATACTTATGAGGTATATGTAAATGTAAGTGAAGAAGAAATAATTGAGAGGATGCTTTCAAGATTTGAGCAGTTCTATGAAACAGATTTAAAAAAAGAAGTTGAAAAATCCGAGTTAGATTTAAATGAAATAGTCACTTTTGCTTCAATTGTAGAAAAGGAAGCTAGAGTTGATAAGGAGCGCTCAACAATTGCAGGTGTGTTATACAATAGATTAAATATAGATATGCTTCTTCAGGTAGATGCTACAGTACAATATGCCTTAGGGGAAAGGAAACAACGTCTATTATATAAGGATTTAGAGGTTGAATCACCATATAATACCTATATTCATAAAGGACTGCCCCCTGCTCCCATTGCATCGCCAGGAGGAAAATCTTTAATAGCCACTGTAAAGCCTTCAGATGTAGATTACTTATATTATGTTTTAAAAAAGGATGGAAGTGGTGAACACATATTTACAAAGACTTATGAAGAACATTTAAATGCTAAATCACAAAAATAG
- a CDS encoding QueT transporter family protein, with protein sequence MNTKYLTKASMIAGIYIVLVLVQIPLGELAFGPIQLRLAEGLVLLPLVEGAAVPGVFIGCLVSNAILASYSGFGLIDILGGSLVTLLAAYLTSKMSNKILGILPPVILNGFIVSIWVSFFTKMPYWYTVLGIGVGELASVAIFGSIILHVYEKTKQSKL encoded by the coding sequence GTGAATACTAAATATTTAACGAAAGCAAGTATGATTGCAGGAATATATATAGTTTTGGTATTAGTACAAATACCTTTAGGAGAATTAGCCTTTGGTCCTATTCAGCTTAGATTAGCAGAAGGCTTAGTACTATTACCTTTAGTTGAAGGAGCAGCTGTACCAGGGGTTTTTATAGGATGTTTAGTGTCAAATGCCATTTTAGCCTCCTATTCTGGATTTGGATTAATAGATATATTAGGTGGAAGTTTAGTTACCTTATTAGCTGCATATCTGACAAGTAAAATGTCTAATAAAATATTAGGTATTTTACCTCCAGTTATTTTAAATGGATTCATAGTTTCAATTTGGGTATCTTTTTTTACAAAAATGCCTTACTGGTATACTGTACTAGGTATAGGAGTAGGTGAATTAGCATCTGTGGCAATATTTGGCAGTATTATACTTCATGTATATGAGAAAACTAAACAAAGTAAACTATAA
- a CDS encoding YlbF family regulator, giving the protein MNVYNDAHRLANSIKKSKEYEEYLKNKEKVDSDKKTKKMVDDFRKKLMKTQMEHLSGKEIDEEEAERLQNLEEVLMLNPTIRDYFMAEIKFSQLISDVYNIIEDAIDIDE; this is encoded by the coding sequence GTGAATGTTTATAATGATGCTCATAGGTTGGCAAATTCTATAAAAAAATCAAAGGAATATGAGGAATATTTAAAAAACAAAGAAAAAGTTGATTCGGATAAGAAAACAAAAAAGATGGTTGATGATTTTAGAAAAAAGTTAATGAAAACTCAAATGGAACATTTATCTGGAAAAGAGATTGATGAAGAAGAGGCAGAAAGGTTACAAAATTTAGAGGAAGTACTTATGTTGAATCCAACTATAAGGGATTATTTTATGGCAGAAATAAAATTTAGTCAATTAATCTCTGATGTATATAATATAATTGAGGATGCAATTGATATAGATGAATGA